The Cyanobacteria bacterium GSL.Bin1 DNA window ACCTGTCCCAGCACTAAACGTTGCTCACTGGCCCAAGCGGTTACTAAATGTAAGGCTTTGCTGCCAGCATTACGGTCATAGGAACTGCCGACCCAGCTCGAATTCAATTCGAGCTGGAAAGCGGCAGTGCATTCCGCACCCTTGAGAGTTTTCCCATCAATGGGAACGACTTCTTGGCTGAGGGAACCAAGGATTTGTTGCAACCATTTGGCTAACACTTGTTCTAAGGCTTGAGGGTTTAACTTTTCAAAAAGGCGACGGAAAGTATCATCGCTTGGGATACCTTCTGGAAGCTCTAAAAATTCTTCTAGCCATTGCTGTTTACTCAAACCATAATTTTCCAGATCTTCCCACCCTTCGGCTCCAGCAATTACCGCTAAAATAGCAATGACTAAAATATCTTGGAGCCGGTGTTTTTGGGTTCTTTGGCTTCTCGGGTCGGGAACTTCTTCAAAAGAATGGGAAAGGCTAGAGACTAAAGTCTCTATTGAAGTCATTGCCTTCTTTTTACTATCTGAAGTCAACTGAGCTCTTGACTTTTTCGGTGCAAATCCTTTCCCCATCACTCGCTCTCTCTCTTGAGTTGTTTTCAACATTTTAGAACTGAACTCAACTCCACTGCTTGAGTTCTTTATTGGTTTTTTGTCAAGTACAATTGATACCTAATTAGATGAGCTTACCCTGCATAAAGACTTTACTTTTGGAGTAAAAGATTATCCTTTGAAGCGAATTGTGATGCAACTTCCTATGGTAGAGCCTCTAAAGGAATGTTTAAGAAGCAAAAGTATTTTTCTTGAAGAAACAATGTTTATATCAAATATTGAAAAGAATTTCTTTATTACCTTCAAAGAAATCAACGAAATTACAGTCTATAAAAATTTGTCTTTATTTGATATCATTCAAATGCAAAGGCTATTTACTTTTATGTTTCTTCTTTTTTGGGAATACATAGAAGATAATGGTTTGAAAGGAACTGATTTATTCTGGCGATCTATATTACCAGTATTTGAACTTGGTGCATTTAAAGACTTTTTGGCTCAATTTTTTAGTCAAAAAAAAGTAAATTCTTTTTTTGAATTGTTTGCTTGGTCACCAGAAAAAAATAAATTTTTTGACCTACAAACTTACCCATTTATTATGCTCAATGAGTGGGTAATTTTGCCTTTGGGAATTTTGTCCAATTCTAATCTTTGTAGAAATATCCTTCAAGCCACTGGATTCAGATTTGATTCTGAATCATCTCAAGATCCAATTGTTTTTGCAATGGAAAGATGTTTAAAGGAAGTATCTTCTATATTTCGATCCAATTTAAAGTATTCGTTTCAAGGAATTGATGGCGAAATCGATGTATTAGCTGTCATAGATGATTACATATTTATATTTGAATGTAAAAATTCTTTGCATCCCTGTAGTCCATTTGAGTTAAGGACTACTTACGATTATATCAAAAAAGCTGCAAAACAGTTAAGTGATTTCCAAAAATTATGGCAAGAAGAATTATTTAGAGACTACATAGCTCATAAGATTAAATCGCAAAAATTGCCATCAAAACTATCCTTATGCATTGTGACAGGAAATCGAATGTTTCCGGGTTGGCGTGAAGAAGGGTATAGTGTCCGATCAGTTCATGAGCTACTTAATTTTATAAACAGTGGAGAATTTCGGATTCATTCTTATGATTCTTCTGCTATAGATGAAAATAGAAAAACTACTATCTTTAAACTATGGAAGCAAACAAACTTTAATTCAAAAGATTTATTCAAATATATTGAAGAAGATTTTATTCATAAATATTACTTTGAATCTATGATTAAAAGAGAGACAAAAATTCAGTTTAAAGATAAAATTTTAACTAAAGAATCGTATGGTCTGGATATGAATAAGTTGCTCAAGCAATTCATAGATAACTTTAAGATTGTAGAGGAAAGCTAGCCTGATCAGAGCAACTCCGTCCTTCTTTCCACAAAGATTTTTCCTATCAGCTACCTGATTGGAGAAGGTAACTCGATTAAGACCACTGGCTTGCTTCAGCAGAACGCGCTTGTTCAATGACTTGCTCTTTTTTCCCTTGTTTGAGAGCTTCGATAGGCGTAAGGTTGTCTAAGTAGGGATTGGGTCGAGTCAGCCACACCATCCTGGCATAATCCGACAATTGGAGAGCTTTGATCACCTCTGGAAATCCCTCGACTAGACCATCAGACCCTTCTGGATCAAATTGCCAATAGGGAAAATATAGCTTTCCATTATCCCGAATCGCCAGTAACGTTTGACTCCGCACCCGATCATGAGGCGTTTGACGCGACGTTCCCAACAGTTTTTTTGCCACTTCAGAAGCAGTAAACGCCCCTTCTAGCAACTCACGGCGACGCTGAAAGTGCTGTGCCAAAGTCTCCATCTCTAGCTTAATGCGTTCTTCTCGACTAAAGGAACGACCCGCGATTTCTTCAGCAAGGGCATCTTCTTCGGTTAAAGCGCGATTATCATCCTCATTCCATACCGTTGAGTTTATCAGCTATTTCTGGGGCTTGTCCACAAAATTGGACGGCTTAGCGTTGTTAATTGTTCGCTTGCTACGCAAACGCCTATTACTAATCGCAGTTGAACCGTTGACTGCCGCATTTTGCGTATTGGCGCTTTGGACAGACGTTTGGGCTTGTTGAGCAGCAGCGGGAGTGGCGAAAGCAACAACAGCGATGAAACCGAAAGCAAGTTTTTTATTAATCATAAGAGTTTTTTTGGACTCAGTGTTTCTAAAGGCTAAGAAATTTGGTGTGTTGTCCTTTAGATATGTTGAAGGAGAAGAATGTATGCATTTGTTATGAAGTGGCAGTGATTTAGGGAAAGGCGCGATGTGGCGAAGCCACCGCCCTACGGGCATCGCGCAAACCCTTCAAGGTGATAACGCTAAAACCAAAGAACCAATTCTAAATCCTCCCAAGCGGATCACTTTCTCTTGCACTAGCTGAAAGCCCATTGATTCATATAGCTTTTTCGCTCTCACATTATCAACATCAACGCTGATATAAACTGAGCCTGCATGAGTAGCCGCTTCATCAATACAATTGGAGAGTAACTGTTGACCAATCCCTTGATTGCGGTATTTGGAAGTCACAGCCAGATTACTAATATAAAAGCTCTCCTGCGGATAATCTTGCTGTAAAACCAAAGGAAGAATGAAGCGTTTCACCAATCCTAACCGTAATTGTTGACGGTAAGTAAGTCTTTTAAAGTCAGTATTGACAGACAGCTTTTTAGCAGGAACCATGATAGCCATCCCCACCACTTGCTCGGCGATC harbors:
- a CDS encoding DUF2384 domain-containing protein, yielding METLAQHFQRRRELLEGAFTASEVAKKLLGTSRQTPHDRVRSQTLLAIRDNGKLYFPYWQFDPEGSDGLVEGFPEVIKALQLSDYARMVWLTRPNPYLDNLTPIEALKQGKKEQVIEQARSAEASQWS
- a CDS encoding GNAT family N-acetyltransferase translates to MEIQNQGITRSGEKVDYLPMSLKQHNPEQVASLIDESSPELFSLMFVSQAIQNLTQLVQGSENRFSYQYVRVAQIAEQVVGMAIMVPAKKLSVNTDFKRLTYRQQLRLGLVKRFILPLVLQQDYPQESFYISNLAVTSKYRNQGIGQQLLSNCIDEAATHAGSVYISVDVDNVRAKKLYESMGFQLVQEKVIRLGGFRIGSLVLALSP